TTGCGAAAGCACCTACTGCCAGGGCGCTGAAGGTATAGATGGGCGCGTGCGGTGGCCAAACGATGGTCTCTTTGCGGCCCCACTTTTGATTGCCATTCATTGTGCCACCTCTGTCGCTGCGTACTGTTGCATGACTTCCGCTGCGGCCTTGTGCTTGCTCAAACGAATGCCCTGCAACTCGGCCTGGAACGCCTGCGGCGTCATCACCTCGCCGCAGGCCACGTTCCGAAGGGTTGAATTGAGAAGCTGCCGGATCGCCACGATCTCAGTGAAGAGCGGTGTGATTGTTTCGCCTCGTGCCGCTGCCAGAAGCACCTCACGGCACCACTCGCTGAGGCTCTGACCTCTGTGCTTGGCAGCCGCTTCCATCTCGTTCTGCTCGTCGCGCGTGACCCGTGCAGTCGCGCTGATGGTTCGCCCGGTTCTGCCTTTCGAGCGACGAACCCGTGCCTGAAGTCCTAGAAACGATGGCTGCGTTTGCTCTTCCATCTAAGTTTCCTCGATTGACTATTGTTGACCGTTGGTTGACGATAGCCAACCTGTTTTGCGTAAGTCGTTTGTTTGCAGTGAGGTTGACTATCGTCAACCTCAACCGCGTTTTACGACACCCTGGAAGGGATGGAGTGTCATCTTCTTCCGGTGCGCAGCACCGCAGTGGCCCCGCCACCGATGTTGCGGCGGGATCATGCTTTCGATCCCGCTGCTAATGCTGGCGTTTGTACAGGTGAAGTTGCTGCGGATACCGGCTTCTTTACGGTCGGCTCCGCTGCATCATTAGCGGGCGCTCTTCGGATGCGAAGCGTCGAAGAAGCCTGCTTCGCCTGTGGCGTCTTCAGGAAGTCCTGGAAGTCGCGATCCTTTGAGAAGACATACGCAAGCGCCTGCT
This genomic stretch from Terriglobus saanensis SP1PR4 harbors:
- a CDS encoding plasmid mobilization protein: MEEQTQPSFLGLQARVRRSKGRTGRTISATARVTRDEQNEMEAAAKHRGQSLSEWCREVLLAAARGETITPLFTEIVAIRQLLNSTLRNVACGEVMTPQAFQAELQGIRLSKHKAAAEVMQQYAATEVAQ